ATGCCCCAGTCGAACGTCGTATAAATCACCTTGTCCTTGAAGCTCGTGAAGTACGTATTCACGAAGCGATCGTCGTCTCCCCACACCGTGCTCATGCAGCCCGGCGGAAGGGGCGGGGCGATGGCCACGACCCCTTTCTCCCCGTCCGGCACCGGATTCCCCGTACCCTCCTCGAGGAGTTGGACGTCATACCCGTACACCGGAAAGCTCGGCGAGCCCATCTTGAGCGGTGTCTTCTCGACACCGGGGTGCGGGGACAAGAGCGGCCATCCCGTCTCGGTCTGCCAGTAGTGGTCGATCACCGGACGGCCGAGCGACTCGGTAGCCCAGCGGTGGGTCGGCTCGTCGAGCGGCTCACCGGCGAGGAAGAGGTGCTTGAGCGAGCTCAAGTCGTGCTTGCGGATGAAGCCGACGTCGTGCTTTTTCAGCACGCGGATCGCGGTGGGGGCCGAGAACATCACGTTTGCCCGGTGGTCCTCGACGATCTTCCACCACACGCTGGCGTCCGGGCGTATCGGCACGCCCTCGTACAGGATGGTCGTCATGCCGGCGAAGAGCGGGCCGTAGATGATGTAAGAGTGCCCCACCACCCAACCGATGTCCGAGGTGGTGAACATGGTCTCCCCCGCCTCACCGCAGAAGATGTACTTCATCGAAGATGCGAGGGCCACCGCGTGGCCGCCGACGTCACGTTGCACGCCCTTGGGCTTTCCGGTCGTGCCCGAGGTGTAGAGGATGTAGGACGTCTCGTTCGATTCCAGCCAGGCGCAGGGCACCCGTGCACCCGCGTGCTCGCTCGCAAGCTCCGCCCAATCCACGTCGCGCCCGGGAGTGATGGGCATCTCGGGATCGAGTCCGCGGCGGAAGAGCAGCACGCGCCGCGGCGGGTGCTCGGCGAGCTCGAGCGAGGCATCCACCAGCTTCTTGTAGAGAACGGTCTTCCCCATGCGGCTTCCGCCGTCGGCGGTGATCATCAGTGTGGGCTTCGCGTCATCGATGCGCGCGGCGAGGCTCGCCGCGGCGAAGCCACCGAAAACA
The Vicinamibacteria bacterium genome window above contains:
- a CDS encoding propionate--CoA ligase — translated: MTAYREFHRRSIEDREGFWAEEATRIHWERPFSKVLDYSRPPFAKWFVGGETNLCYNAVDRHLAARGEQKALIWISTEVDAEKHFTYRELDEEVNRAGAMIQSLGVTRGDRVIIYMPMIPEACFAILACARIGAIHSVVFGGFAAASLAARIDDAKPTLMITADGGSRMGKTVLYKKLVDASLELAEHPPRRVLLFRRGLDPEMPITPGRDVDWAELASEHAGARVPCAWLESNETSYILYTSGTTGKPKGVQRDVGGHAVALASSMKYIFCGEAGETMFTTSDIGWVVGHSYIIYGPLFAGMTTILYEGVPIRPDASVWWKIVEDHRANVMFSAPTAIRVLKKHDVGFIRKHDLSSLKHLFLAGEPLDEPTHRWATESLGRPVIDHYWQTETGWPLLSPHPGVEKTPLKMGSPSFPVYGYDVQLLEEGTGNPVPDGEKGVVAIAPPLPPGCMSTVWGDDDRFVNTYFTSFKDKVIYTTFDWGIRDEDGYYFILGRTDDVINVAGHRLGTREIEEAINMHTGVAECAVVGVTDSLKGQLPVAFAVVKDPASIATNEAREKLEREVLQTVDRQLGAIGRPGRVFFVTALPKTRSGKVLRRTIQALAEKRDPGDLTTIEDPAALEQIREALE